CCGCCTTTCCGCAGGCGGGGCAGCGCTGGTTCAGCGTAGGCTCATGGAGCGGCTGGCCGCAGTAGAAGCACCGCCGGTAGCTGCGGAGGACTTCCTCATGCCTTTTCCATCCGGTGGACGGAATCACGGTGCGCAGCCTGGAATAACCAATCCAGTTCAGGGCGCGGGGTTTGGGATTGGACGTGCCGCACTTGGGGCAGTGCAGGCCGCACGGGTACATCATGGTGCCGCATTTGGAGCAGAAAATGCGGTGGTCGTATTCCCGGCGGCGGCAAAAAAGGTAGTAGGCCCCCAGGGCCAGCCCGCCCAGGAGGCCCAGCGCGATCACCACCCACGGATACAGCAGGGAGTAGGCCACCAGGTATTCCGTCCAGGAGTGGTCGGACTGGTGCATGAGGGATTCCGGGCCGATGGGGTTCTGCGCCACGTCCGGAAGGCCGCTCACGTATTTTTCACCCATGTCCCTCAGCGGCCCCGCGGGGAGCCATTGTTGTATGGGAATGGGTTCTCTCATGATTTGGCATGCATGCAGGGTTCACAATACAGACAGGATTTCCCCCCGGTTTCCGTCAAAAAAGCCTGTGTCATCCAGCATACGGCGTCCCCGGCGGAATAGGGAGGGGAAAGTGGGCCATGGACGGAAAATTCCGCCGGGAACGTGGAAGAGGCCCTTTTCATCCGGGGCTTTTCCGTGTAATATTCCCGCCATGCCAACACTCCGCCAAGCCGCCAAGGACGACATCATGCTGATTCATGAACTGGCCCTCCAGGCTTTTCCGGCCACTTACCGGGACCTCCTTTCCCAGGAGCAGATGGATTTCATGATGGACTGGATGTATTCCCCCGCCAATCTGGAGAAGCAGATGGAGGAAGGGCACGTGTATTTCATCGCCTCCCATCAGGGGGAGGACTGCGGCTACCTGTCCGTCCAGCCGGAAGGCCCCGGCGTCTTCCACTTGCAGAAAATTTATGTTCTGCCCGGCTTCCAGGGGCTGCACATCGGCAGCTACCTGTTCCGCCAGGCCGTCAGCTACATCAGGAGCATCCACCCGGAACCGTGCCTGATGCGCCTGAACGTGAACCGCTATAATACCCGGGCGGTGGAGTTTTACCGGCGCATGGGGATGCGGGAACTGGAACGCGGGGATTTCCACATCGGCCACGGTTATTACATGACGGATTACATCATGGGGCTGGATATTGCCTGAAGCGTTTTTCCCATGGGAACGGGCCGCCGGGCTTCCCCGGACCGGAAGTGCGCAGCCCGTCGAAACAGAACAGGCGGGACAGCCGAGGAAACAACCGGAGAAGGCAGCGCGGGGCGCGAGCTTCCTTCTTGACACTCAATGCGGGATTCTGCATCATTCATCCTATGAAAACCTTTACTGCCCTCATTCTGTCCGGCTCCATTGCCGCCATGACGGCCCCGGCTTTCCTCCACGCGGCGGACAACGGGAACGGCGCCAAAGTCACCTACCCATCCTTTGACGAAGGCAGCCACCTCCACGGGCCGAGAATCAAGGCTTCCGACCTGAAGGGGAAGGTGGTGTTTTTTGAATACTGGGGCATCAACTGCCCTCCCTGCATCGCCAGCATGCCGCATTTGCAGGAATTACAGGACAAATTCCAATCCAAGGGTTTCACCGTGGTTGGCAGTCACCGCCAGGGGCTGACCCCCAGGGTGAAGCAGTTCCTGGAGGAAAAGAAGATTACCTTCCCCGTCTATCAGGGGCTGGATATTCCGGCGGCCTCCTGCCCGGGCGGCCTGCCGCATGCGGTGCTGATCGGGGCCAACGGAAAGGTGGTGGCCAAGGGGCATCCCACCCAGCTTTACGACCTGGTGAAAAAGGAGGTGATGAAGGTGGAACGCGGCCTTCCCATCCTGGAAGGCGTGGAGCTGGACAAGTACAAATCCCTGGCCAAGACGGTCGTTTCCAACGGCAGCAACATCGAGTCCAAGATCACGCCCCTGCGGAAGAAAACGGACGACGAGGAGGCCCAGGCCGTCTGCGCCGCTTTTGACGAATGGCTGGGAGACGCCAAGGACATGGTGCAGGCCCAGATCCAGTCCAACCCGCTGGAAGCGGTGACGGCCATCACGCGCCTCAAGACGGCGGTCCCCTCCGTCAAGGAGTTCGACGAACCGCTGGCGACTCTGAAGGCGAACAAGGACCTGCCGAAGCTGGCCGACCTCAACAAGAAGATTTCCGCCCTGGAACAGCGCAAGGCGAAAGGGAGAAAGGTTTCTGAATCCGACCTCAAATCCCTGACGCAGGCCGTGGACAAATTCGCGGAGTCCGATAATGAAGCCACGCAGACCGTTGCGGGCAATCTGAAAAAGAGCCTTTCTTCCCTGGCTGTGCCAGAGGCTCCGGAAGATAAATAAGCCTTTCAGCCGAACGGCATTTCATCCGGAACAAACAGGCGTTTACGGACGCCTGTTTCTTTTTTCTCCGGAAGCTTTTTTCTTCTTCCCGGATAAGACATCCGGAGCGGAGAGAACGGAACAGGTTGCCCGGACAAAGGAGGAGAGAGCCCGGTCATCATCCAGTTCCGTCATCAGGAAATGCGGCCTGGCGCCGGGATAGGGACTGCCCTGCTCCTGCTGCGGAAGCAGCTTCAGGCCCGGCTCCGTGATTTTGACAAATAATTGGTTGTCACATACCAGGCCGAAATATTTCCGGTCACAGTACAGGCCGTATTCCCCAAACATTTTTTTGAAGGAAATGTCCCCGGCATGCCGGAGCTGGAAACAGATATATTCTACAACATCCGGGGAAGAAGCCATGCTCCATGTTCTCATACCTGCCCCGCCTTCTGCAAGCAGCAAACTCCGGCCTGCGGCCTACCGGATTGGAAAGCCCCGGCACGGTACGGAATGGGGCGCTTCCTCCCTCTCTTTTCCGCCGGGATTTCTGCACCCCGGAATGCCCCGTCTTCCACCGCTTCCGCATCCGGAACCTGCATTTTTTCCAAGAGCAGGCGCAGGAACGGCCAAAAGGCGGTTTTTACCCGTCCACGCACATTTTTTCCCAGTCTCCGGAAATTCGGCGGCGTTCTAATAAACATTGACAGTGACGGCTAAAAACGCCATTAAACACGCCGAAGCAACGGGGAATTCCGTGAGAACCGGAAACAGTCGCGCTGCGGTATCGGGTTACAAACCCTCAAGGAACGCTTTTCCGCCAGCGTTCCGGTCAGCCAGTCCTCCCATTCCGGAGGGTGAAGGCGAGGGGGAGGTTGGAGACCCGGAGTCCGAATATCCTTGCTCCGGTTCACCATACCTTATCAACGCATGATTGAAGCATCCTCTTACGTACCGGGGGCATTCCTGCCCCTTTCCTCCGTTTTTCTTGCAGGACTCACCCTGTTTTCCCTGCCTGTGCTTTCCGCCGCCCCATGCAGGGCGGAAGCGTCCCCCGCCCCGGCGGAACAGGCGGCGCCGTCACGGCAGGAAGGGCTTCTTCTCGTGGCCTTCGGGACCAGCCACCAGGACGCTACCGTCTCCTACAAGGAGCTGGAGAAGGACATGCTGGCCCATTATGCCCCGGACCGCCTGAAGTGGAGCTATACTTCAAGCATTATCCGCAGGAAGCTTGCCGGACGCGGAACCCCCGTTCCCTCCGTGGAGGAAAATCTGGAACAGATGGCCCGCAAAGGCATACGCACATTGCGCGTCCAGTCCCTTCACATCGCCCCCGGCGAGGAGTTTTCCCGGATGGAGAGGCAGATCGTCAGTTTCCTGGCGCGCCATCCGGACAGCTTTGACCACGTGTTCATCGGCCGCCCCCTGCTGGAAAGCGAACGGGACAGGAACGAGGCCATCACGGCCCTTCTGGAGCATTTC
The genomic region above belongs to Akkermansia massiliensis and contains:
- a CDS encoding sirohydrochlorin cobaltochelatase, whose protein sequence is MIEASSYVPGAFLPLSSVFLAGLTLFSLPVLSAAPCRAEASPAPAEQAAPSRQEGLLLVAFGTSHQDATVSYKELEKDMLAHYAPDRLKWSYTSSIIRRKLAGRGTPVPSVEENLEQMARKGIRTLRVQSLHIAPGEEFSRMERQIVSFLARHPDSFDHVFIGRPLLESERDRNEAITALLEHFPAERKKDEAILLMGHGQQEGRCDMVLSDFARELNDRDSLAFFATVEGTRGVAPILEQLKKSGAKTVWLAPFMLVAGDHAKNDLGGDEEDSWASMLRKEGFTVKTHLRGLGENPGIRAVFSRHARTTEDDLMTPKQAH
- a CDS encoding GNAT family N-acetyltransferase translates to MPTLRQAAKDDIMLIHELALQAFPATYRDLLSQEQMDFMMDWMYSPANLEKQMEEGHVYFIASHQGEDCGYLSVQPEGPGVFHLQKIYVLPGFQGLHIGSYLFRQAVSYIRSIHPEPCLMRLNVNRYNTRAVEFYRRMGMRELERGDFHIGHGYYMTDYIMGLDIA
- a CDS encoding TlpA disulfide reductase family protein codes for the protein MKTFTALILSGSIAAMTAPAFLHAADNGNGAKVTYPSFDEGSHLHGPRIKASDLKGKVVFFEYWGINCPPCIASMPHLQELQDKFQSKGFTVVGSHRQGLTPRVKQFLEEKKITFPVYQGLDIPAASCPGGLPHAVLIGANGKVVAKGHPTQLYDLVKKEVMKVERGLPILEGVELDKYKSLAKTVVSNGSNIESKITPLRKKTDDEEAQAVCAAFDEWLGDAKDMVQAQIQSNPLEAVTAITRLKTAVPSVKEFDEPLATLKANKDLPKLADLNKKISALEQRKAKGRKVSESDLKSLTQAVDKFAESDNEATQTVAGNLKKSLSSLAVPEAPEDK
- a CDS encoding TfoX/Sxy family protein, which encodes MRTWSMASSPDVVEYICFQLRHAGDISFKKMFGEYGLYCDRKYFGLVCDNQLFVKITEPGLKLLPQQEQGSPYPGARPHFLMTELDDDRALSSFVRATCSVLSAPDVLSGKKKKASGEKRNRRP